In Streptomyces durocortorensis, a genomic segment contains:
- a CDS encoding GtrA family protein, translating into MSERGALRTRLELLAREVAKFGAVGAFGLLVNIAVFNLLRHTTDLQVVRASVLATFVAILFNYVGFRYWTYRERDKTGRTRELTLFLLFSAAGAVIETGVLYLATYGFGWNTPLQSNIFKIVGIGIATLFRFWSYRTWVFKTLPATETKETVVNAERFLEQRRPAEERVAPDPVRN; encoded by the coding sequence ATGAGCGAACGGGGCGCACTGCGGACCCGGCTTGAGCTGCTGGCCCGGGAGGTCGCCAAGTTCGGCGCGGTCGGCGCTTTCGGCCTGCTGGTCAATATCGCGGTCTTCAACCTGCTGCGGCACACGACGGACCTCCAGGTGGTCCGGGCGAGCGTGCTGGCGACCTTCGTCGCGATCCTCTTCAACTACGTGGGCTTCCGCTACTGGACCTACCGGGAGCGCGACAAGACCGGCCGGACCCGTGAGCTGACGCTGTTCCTGCTGTTCAGCGCGGCGGGCGCGGTGATCGAGACGGGCGTGCTGTACCTGGCGACGTACGGCTTCGGCTGGAACACGCCGCTCCAGAGCAATATCTTCAAGATCGTCGGCATCGGCATCGCCACCCTGTTCCGCTTCTGGTCCTACCGGACCTGGGTCTTCAAGACGCTGCCCGCCACGGAGACCAAGGAGACCGTGGTGAACGCGGAACGGTTTCTGGAGCAGCGTCGGCCGGCGGAAGAGCGAGTAGCGCCCGACCCCGTACGGAACTGA
- a CDS encoding 5-(carboxyamino)imidazole ribonucleotide synthase has protein sequence MTFPVVGMVGGGQLARMTHEAGIPLGLKFKLLSDTPQDSAAQVVSEVVIGDYRDLDTLRAFAQGCDVITFDHEHVPTEHLRALEADGIPVRPGPDALVHAQDKGVMRAKLTEIGAPCPRHRIVSDPADAAAFAEEVGGFPVILKTVRGGYDGKGVWFVRSEADAADPFRAGVPVLAEEKVDFVRELAANIVRSPHGQAVAYPVVESLQVDGVCDTVIAPAPELDEQLAGEAQQLALRIAAELDVVGHLAVELFETRGPDGKPAILVNELAMRPHNSGHWTQDGAITSQFANHVRAVLDLPLGDPRPRAPWTVMCNVLGGDYPDMYQAYLHCMARDPQLKIHMYGKDVKPGRKVGHVNTYGADLADVRERARHAADYLRGTITE, from the coding sequence GTGACGTTCCCGGTAGTCGGCATGGTCGGCGGCGGTCAGCTCGCCCGTATGACCCACGAGGCGGGCATCCCCCTCGGCCTGAAATTCAAGCTCCTCAGTGACACTCCCCAGGACTCGGCCGCCCAGGTGGTGAGCGAGGTCGTCATCGGCGACTATCGCGACCTGGACACGCTGCGCGCCTTCGCACAGGGCTGTGACGTGATCACCTTTGATCACGAGCACGTGCCTACCGAGCATCTGCGGGCCCTGGAGGCGGACGGCATCCCCGTGCGCCCCGGGCCCGACGCCCTGGTCCATGCCCAGGACAAGGGGGTGATGAGGGCCAAACTCACGGAGATCGGCGCCCCCTGCCCCCGCCACCGCATCGTGAGCGACCCGGCCGACGCCGCCGCGTTCGCCGAGGAGGTCGGGGGCTTCCCCGTCATCCTCAAGACCGTGCGCGGCGGGTACGACGGCAAGGGCGTGTGGTTCGTCCGCTCCGAGGCGGACGCGGCCGATCCGTTCCGCGCCGGGGTCCCGGTCCTCGCGGAGGAGAAGGTCGACTTCGTGCGGGAGCTGGCGGCCAACATCGTCCGCTCGCCCCACGGTCAGGCCGTCGCCTACCCGGTCGTCGAGTCCCTCCAGGTCGACGGCGTCTGCGACACGGTGATCGCCCCGGCCCCGGAGCTGGACGAGCAGCTGGCGGGCGAGGCCCAGCAGCTGGCACTGCGCATCGCCGCCGAGCTGGACGTCGTCGGCCACCTGGCCGTGGAGCTGTTCGAGACCCGGGGGCCCGACGGGAAGCCCGCCATCCTGGTCAACGAGCTGGCGATGCGCCCGCACAACTCGGGCCACTGGACCCAGGACGGCGCGATCACCTCCCAGTTCGCCAACCACGTACGGGCCGTCCTCGACCTGCCTCTCGGTGACCCGCGCCCGCGCGCCCCCTGGACGGTCATGTGCAACGTCCTGGGCGGCGACTACCCGGACATGTACCAGGCGTATCTGCACTGCATGGCCCGCGACCCGCAGCTCAAGATCCACATGTACGGCAAGGACGTGAAGCCCGGCCGCAAGGTCGGCCACGTCAACACCTACGGCGCCGACCTGGCGGACGTGCGGGAGCGCGCCCGGCACGCGGCCGACTACCTGCGAGGAACGATCACCGAATGA
- a CDS encoding GDSL-type esterase/lipase family protein translates to MDDSYDPAPTSDATQWISTPLTDALLRGALELERTDRGGLLPHRLPARARAQFGGDGQVAQAEAQPSGVRVVFRTRATAVELDVLRTKMGYRGVPPRPDGVYELYVDGEPAGRATAGGGNVVMVDMSDGSRETIPGPVGAVRFAGLPEGEKTVEIWLPYTETTELIGLRTDAPVSAVEPGGRRVWLHHGSSISHGSAAESSATTWPALGAAAGGVELVNVGLGGSALLDPFTARALRDTPADLVSVKVGINLVNLDGMRLRVFGPAVHGFLDTIREGHPTAPLLVLSPVYCPIHEDTPGPAAPEFSDGKVAFKAMGDPAEAAFGKLTLNVIRTELARIVEERAADDPNLYYLDGRELYGEADFADLPLPDQLHPDAAAHRRMGERFGALAFGPGGPFAAA, encoded by the coding sequence ATGGACGACTCGTACGACCCCGCTCCCACCTCCGACGCCACCCAGTGGATCTCCACCCCGCTCACCGACGCCCTGCTGCGCGGCGCCCTCGAACTGGAGCGCACCGATCGCGGCGGCCTCCTCCCCCACCGGCTGCCCGCCCGTGCCCGCGCCCAGTTCGGCGGTGACGGACAAGTGGCCCAGGCCGAGGCGCAGCCCTCCGGTGTGCGGGTGGTGTTCCGTACCCGGGCCACCGCCGTCGAGCTGGACGTCCTCCGTACGAAGATGGGGTACCGGGGTGTTCCGCCCCGCCCGGACGGCGTGTACGAGCTGTACGTGGACGGCGAGCCGGCCGGCCGGGCCACGGCGGGCGGCGGCAACGTGGTCATGGTCGACATGTCCGACGGGTCCCGCGAGACGATCCCCGGCCCGGTCGGCGCGGTGCGGTTCGCCGGGCTGCCCGAGGGTGAGAAGACCGTCGAGATCTGGCTGCCGTACACCGAGACCACCGAGCTGATCGGGCTGCGAACCGACGCCCCCGTGAGCGCCGTGGAACCGGGCGGGCGGCGGGTGTGGCTGCACCACGGCAGCTCCATCAGCCACGGTTCCGCCGCCGAGAGCTCCGCCACGACCTGGCCCGCCCTGGGGGCGGCCGCGGGAGGTGTGGAGCTGGTCAACGTCGGCCTGGGCGGCAGCGCGCTGCTCGACCCGTTCACCGCTCGCGCTCTGCGGGACACCCCGGCGGACCTGGTCAGCGTCAAGGTCGGAATCAATCTGGTGAACCTCGACGGGATGCGGCTGCGCGTCTTCGGGCCCGCCGTACACGGATTCCTGGACACGATCCGCGAAGGCCATCCGACCGCGCCGCTACTCGTGCTCTCGCCGGTGTACTGCCCCATCCACGAGGACACCCCGGGGCCCGCCGCGCCGGAGTTCAGCGACGGGAAGGTCGCGTTCAAGGCCATGGGGGACCCGGCGGAGGCGGCGTTCGGCAAGCTGACGCTGAACGTCATCCGCACGGAGCTGGCCCGGATCGTCGAGGAGCGGGCGGCGGACGATCCGAACCTGTACTACCTGGACGGCCGCGAGCTGTACGGCGAGGCGGACTTCGCCGACCTGCCGCTGCCCGACCAGCTGCACCCGGACGCGGCGGCCCACCGCCGCATGGGCGAGCGCTTCGGGGCACTCGCCTTCGGTCCGGGGGGACCGTTCGCGGCGGCGTAG
- a CDS encoding dipeptidase, whose protein sequence is MDHVQRARELLAAHPVVDGHNDLPWALREQVGYDLDARDIAADQRGLLHTDLARLRAGGVGGQFWSVYVRTDLTGDAAVSATLEQIDIVAELIARYPTHLRRALTADDLEKARAEGRIASLMGAEGGHSINNSLGTLRALYDLGVRYMTLTHNDNIDWADSATDLPRLGGLSAFGHEVVREMNRIGMLVDLSHVADGVMRDALATSTAPVIFSHSSARAVCDHPRNIPDDVLAALPANGGVAMATFVPKFVLPEAVAWTLAADRNMREHGLHHLDTTPVAMRIHEDFEAAHPRPEATVATIADHLDRMREVAGIDHIGIGGDYDGTAFTPRGLEDVSGYPNLIAELLRRGWSEGDLAKLTWQNAVRVLRDAEAVAREEQSVRGPSHATIAELDGPLG, encoded by the coding sequence ATGGACCACGTGCAGCGGGCCCGCGAACTCCTCGCCGCCCACCCCGTCGTCGACGGCCACAACGACCTCCCCTGGGCCCTGCGCGAGCAGGTCGGCTACGACCTGGACGCCCGGGACATCGCCGCCGACCAGCGCGGCCTGCTCCACACCGACCTGGCCCGGCTGCGGGCGGGAGGGGTCGGCGGCCAGTTCTGGTCCGTGTACGTGCGCACCGACCTGACCGGCGACGCGGCGGTCAGCGCCACGCTGGAGCAGATCGACATCGTCGCCGAGCTGATCGCCCGCTACCCCACGCACCTGCGGCGCGCGCTCACCGCCGACGACCTGGAGAAGGCCCGCGCCGAGGGCCGCATCGCCTCACTGATGGGGGCCGAGGGCGGCCACTCCATCAACAACTCCCTGGGCACCCTGCGCGCGCTGTACGACCTGGGCGTCCGCTATATGACGCTCACCCACAACGACAACATCGACTGGGCCGACAGCGCGACGGATCTGCCGCGCCTCGGCGGTCTCTCCGCATTCGGCCACGAGGTCGTCCGCGAGATGAACCGCATCGGCATGCTGGTCGACCTCTCGCACGTCGCCGACGGCGTCATGCGCGACGCGCTCGCCACCAGCACCGCGCCGGTGATCTTCTCGCACTCCTCGGCCCGCGCGGTCTGCGACCACCCGCGCAACATTCCCGACGACGTGCTCGCGGCCCTCCCGGCCAACGGGGGCGTCGCGATGGCGACCTTCGTCCCGAAGTTCGTGCTGCCCGAGGCCGTCGCCTGGACCCTGGCCGCCGACCGCAACATGCGCGAGCACGGCCTGCACCACCTGGACACCACCCCGGTCGCGATGCGCATCCACGAGGACTTCGAGGCGGCCCACCCGCGCCCCGAGGCCACGGTGGCCACCATCGCCGACCACCTCGACCGCATGCGCGAGGTCGCGGGCATCGACCACATCGGCATCGGCGGCGACTACGACGGCACCGCGTTCACCCCGCGCGGCCTGGAGGACGTCTCCGGCTACCCGAACCTCATCGCCGAGCTGCTGCGGCGCGGCTGGTCCGAGGGCGACCTCGCCAAGCTGACCTGGCAGAACGCCGTACGGGTGCTGCGCGACGCGGAAGCCGTCGCCCGCGAGGAGCAGAGCGTACGCGGCCCGTCCCACGCGACGATCGCGGAGCTGGACGGCCCGCTCGGCTGA
- the purE gene encoding 5-(carboxyamino)imidazole ribonucleotide mutase, translated as MTSPSAPAAPVIGIVMGSDSDWPVMEAAAKALDEFEIPYEVDVVSAHRMPREMIAYGELAAGRGLKAIIAGAGGAAHLPGMLASVTPLPVIGVPVPLKYLDGMDSLLSIVQMPAGVPVATVSVGGARNAGLLAARILATQDPALQERMGEFLQELNDQATEKGKRLRAKVQGSDSFGFGK; from the coding sequence ATGACTTCCCCCTCCGCACCGGCCGCACCCGTGATCGGCATCGTGATGGGCTCGGACTCCGACTGGCCCGTCATGGAGGCGGCGGCCAAGGCGCTCGACGAGTTCGAGATCCCGTACGAGGTCGACGTCGTCTCCGCCCACCGCATGCCGCGCGAGATGATCGCGTACGGAGAGCTGGCCGCGGGCCGTGGCCTGAAGGCGATCATCGCGGGCGCGGGCGGGGCCGCCCACCTGCCCGGCATGCTGGCCTCCGTCACCCCGCTGCCCGTCATCGGCGTCCCGGTGCCGCTGAAGTACCTGGACGGCATGGACAGCCTGCTCTCCATCGTCCAGATGCCCGCCGGGGTCCCCGTCGCCACCGTCTCGGTCGGCGGCGCGCGCAACGCGGGCCTGCTCGCCGCCCGCATCCTCGCCACGCAGGACCCCGCGCTCCAGGAGCGGATGGGGGAGTTCCTCCAGGAGTTGAACGACCAGGCCACGGAGAAGGGCAAGCGCCTGCGGGCCAAGGTCCAGGGCTCCGACTCCTTCGGCTTCGGAAAGTAG
- a CDS encoding response regulator transcription factor — translation MTRVLLAEDDASISEPLARALRREGYEVEVRQDGPSALDAGLQGGIDLVVLDLGLPGMDGLEVARRLRADGHTIPILVLTARADEVDTVVGLDAGADDYVTKPFRLAELLARVRALLRRGASEPVPQPATHGVRIDVESHRAWMGEEELQLTAKEFDLLRVLVRDAGRVVTRDQLMREVWDTTWWSSTKTLDMHISWLRKKLGDDAANPRYIATVRGVGFRFEKS, via the coding sequence ATGACCCGTGTACTGCTCGCCGAGGACGACGCATCCATCTCGGAGCCACTGGCCCGCGCCCTGCGTCGGGAGGGTTACGAGGTCGAGGTCCGCCAGGACGGCCCGTCCGCGCTCGACGCCGGACTCCAGGGCGGCATCGACCTGGTCGTCCTCGACCTGGGGCTGCCCGGGATGGACGGTCTCGAAGTCGCCCGCCGACTCCGTGCCGACGGGCACACCATCCCGATCCTCGTGCTGACGGCCCGCGCCGACGAGGTCGACACGGTCGTCGGCCTGGACGCCGGCGCCGACGACTACGTCACCAAGCCGTTCCGCCTCGCCGAGCTGCTCGCCCGGGTCCGCGCCCTGCTGCGCCGCGGCGCCTCCGAGCCCGTCCCGCAGCCCGCCACCCACGGCGTCAGGATCGACGTCGAGTCGCACCGGGCCTGGATGGGCGAGGAGGAGCTCCAGCTCACCGCCAAGGAGTTCGACCTGCTGCGGGTCCTGGTCCGGGACGCGGGCCGGGTCGTGACCCGCGACCAGCTCATGCGCGAGGTCTGGGACACCACCTGGTGGTCCTCCACCAAGACCCTCGACATGCACATCTCCTGGCTGCGCAAGAAGCTCGGCGACGACGCCGCCAATCCGCGCTACATCGCCACCGTCCGGGGCGTCGGCTTCCGGTTCGAGAAGAGCTGA
- a CDS encoding ATP-binding protein: MRRRLINSTLAVVLVVIAVFGVSLVIVETRTISASAQESVESEALRLMSVVDSRLLGDEVINSGVLSEQIDPSRFALIEIPGRAPITVGERPDGSVLRATETGEQGEKVTVEESRSSVTREVGRTLLIIGAVALLAIVSAVLLAVRQANRLASPLTDLAETAERLGSGDPRPRHKRYGVPELDRVADVLDASAERIARMLTAERRLAADASHQLRTPLTALSMRIEEISVTDDPETVKEEANIALTQVERLTDVVERLLTNSRDPRTGSAVVFDLDEVIKQQIEEWRPAYRSTGRALVCSGKHGLRAVGTPGAVAQVLAALIENSLMHGGGTVALRTRVTGNQVVIEVTDEGPGVPAELGARIFERTISGRNSTGIGLAVARDLAEADGGRLELLQQHPAVFALFLSRVPLDRKEPERPVR; the protein is encoded by the coding sequence ATGCGCCGCCGACTGATCAACTCCACGCTCGCCGTGGTGCTCGTCGTCATCGCCGTCTTCGGCGTATCGCTGGTGATCGTGGAGACGCGCACCATCAGCGCCAGCGCCCAGGAGAGCGTCGAGTCCGAGGCTCTGCGGCTGATGAGCGTGGTCGACAGCCGTCTGCTCGGCGATGAAGTGATCAACTCCGGAGTGCTGTCCGAGCAGATCGATCCCAGTCGGTTCGCCCTGATCGAGATCCCGGGCCGGGCCCCCATCACCGTCGGCGAGCGCCCCGACGGCAGCGTCCTGCGCGCCACCGAGACCGGCGAGCAGGGCGAGAAGGTCACCGTCGAGGAGTCCCGCTCCTCCGTCACCCGCGAGGTCGGGCGCACGCTGCTGATCATCGGCGCGGTGGCGTTGCTCGCGATCGTCTCCGCAGTGCTCCTCGCCGTACGCCAGGCCAACCGGCTCGCCTCTCCGCTCACCGACCTCGCCGAGACCGCCGAGCGCCTCGGCTCCGGCGACCCCCGCCCGCGCCACAAGCGGTACGGGGTGCCGGAGCTGGACCGGGTCGCCGACGTACTGGACGCCTCCGCCGAGCGGATCGCCCGGATGCTGACCGCCGAGCGGCGCCTCGCCGCCGACGCCTCGCACCAGCTGCGGACACCGCTGACCGCGCTCTCCATGCGGATCGAGGAGATCTCCGTCACCGACGACCCCGAGACGGTCAAGGAGGAGGCGAACATCGCCCTGACGCAGGTCGAGCGCCTCACCGACGTCGTCGAGCGGCTGCTGACCAACTCCCGCGACCCGCGGACCGGATCCGCCGTCGTCTTCGACCTGGACGAGGTCATCAAGCAGCAGATCGAGGAGTGGCGCCCCGCCTACCGCTCCACCGGCCGGGCCCTCGTCTGCTCCGGCAAGCACGGACTGCGCGCCGTCGGCACCCCGGGCGCGGTCGCCCAGGTCCTCGCGGCGCTGATCGAGAACTCCCTCATGCACGGCGGCGGCACCGTCGCCTTGCGCACCCGCGTCACCGGCAACCAGGTCGTCATCGAGGTCACCGACGAGGGCCCCGGCGTCCCCGCCGAGCTGGGGGCGCGGATCTTCGAGCGGACCATCAGCGGCCGCAACTCCACCGGTATCGGCCTCGCCGTCGCCCGCGACCTCGCGGAGGCGGACGGCGGGCGGCTCGAACTGCTCCAGCAGCACCCGGCGGTCTTCGCGCTCTTCCTCAGCCGGGTCCCGCTGGACCGCAAGGAACCCGAGCGCCCGGTGCGCTGA